The Saccharolobus shibatae B12 genomic interval TGCTAACAGAACTTCTAGCAGTAATATTTAAGGAGGCTAAGAAGTTAAAATTAGGCAAAGTACCGGAAGAGGCTATGAAAGGGTTAATTTATGTTTTAAGTAACGTTAAACTAATTCCTATTGAAGAACTTGAAATCGAGATGATATATGAAATCCTAAATAAAGGCTGGAGCGATATTTTTGATGCGACATTATACACTGCGTATGAAAGTACTAAAATTCCACTAATTACGATGGATAAATCCTTTTATAATTTCTTGAAAGAAAAAGGAATAGACGTTAAAGGGATCATATTGCTTTAATGCAAAGATAAATAGGCCATTAAGGGTTATAACTGACTTCCTTTAGCATTTTACGTATTTTTCATTCTCTTGAACAGTTTCTTAATCCCACCCAAAGACTGATAAATACTTTTTATCAACCTTGCTATCCTCTTAGCCCCGAGGTTCAAACCCGTGAAATACTTGAACAAAAGAACAACCAACAAGGAAAAGGCCTTCAACACTATAAAACCCTTGTTCCTAAGCCAAGTTAGGAAGGAGCTCTTCTCCAAACCCAAGGCTTTAAGCTCCCTAATCAAGACCTCAACGTCCCAACGATTCTCCCAAGTCAGTATGGGAATCTCTTTTCTCGCGTAAAAATGAGATGAACGAAATACAAAAAAAGTCTAGTAGACGCTAATTTTTTGTAGAAAAGTTTGTATAAGCGAGGGCGGACCTAAACATATGAAATGCAATAACAGACCAAAACTGGCGAAGCCCAATAGAGACTTAACCAGTTCTACCCTCAAAATAATCTACTCAATCCCCCCATAATACTTTTCCCCAAAGAACTCCTCAAGGCTTAAGGCTAGGGGGAACCTACTTGAGCAGATTGGGAAATGAAGGAAGGAGAGCAATAGGAGAGTTGGGAAGATGAAGGAGACAAGAGCGTTCAAGCATTGCCCTCATGCCATTAGCATACACTCTCAAAGCCTCCTCTCTCACCTCTCTAACTAATTCAGTAAGTTAATCAGCCAATGCATTAACTGCTTCCTCAGTAACCTCCTCAGAGCCTTGAACTGGGTCACCTTTCTTTTAATAGTCGTCTTCAAATACTTCTCGGCCAGTTTGGCTCTTTATCCCCTTTAGATAACGCTAAAATTGCCGAACCCTTAACCAATAAGTGGGACCCAGGGATTATGGCAAAAAAGGAGGGAAAAGCGTGTTAAGCTAAAGTTATATACTGAGAAACTGAGAAGACTTAATAATGATTATTCTCGATACGTCCTTCCTCTACTCATTACTGAATAAAAGAGACACTAATCATGTCATCGCTGAAAAACTTTTCGACGAGATCGTTAACCAGAATAAATTCGGAAAACCTGTCATCTTCGAGTACGTGTTAGATGAGTTTTTAACGATTATAGGGAACAAACATCCTTTTGCCTACGTAAAGCGTGTTGTAGATTTTATTTCGCTGAATATTGAACAAGGTATTTTTCTACTCATCACATTAGATGGGAGAGATGCACTCTATGATACAATTAAGTTATTTAAGAAGTTAAACGAGGACAAAACATGTTTTTTAAGTTTTACTGACTGTGCTATTATATTTTCTATGCTAAAGAACAGAATCTCTTATTTAGCTTCCTTTGATTCCGACTTTAATAAAGTTTTAGACAAAATTGAAGAAGGGGTTTATAAAGATAAGGGGTTTAAAGGGGACGAAAAACCTCACCTTTTAAGGTGGAGATGGATAGTCCCCTTTGTAGTTAAGTTTTTTAACGCGAAATGTTAACTTTTTTCAATGTCCATCGTAACGTTTCGTTTTAGGGCTTACACTGACGAGCAAACCTTGAGGGCGTTAAAAGCCCGGTTGAAGTTAGCATGTGAGATATACAACACGTTACGATGGGCAGACATCTACTTCTACCAAAGAGATGGAAAAGGTCTAACACAAACGGAGTTAAGACAATTAGCCCTAGACTTGAGAAAGCAAGACGAGGAGTACAAACAACTATATTCACAAGTGGTACAAGAAATAGCAAATCGTTTTTATGAAGCAAGACAGAGGTTCTTCCAAGAATTAGCACGTTTTCCTAAGGAAAAGAAAATCCACAAGTGGTATTCTCTTGTCTATCCTCAAAGTGGTTGGAAAATACTATCCGCCAGAGAAATAAGGACTGGAAGTAGAAAGAATAAAAAGAAACTGCTTGTGCTAAGTTTGTCCCACTTAGGCATCTTCAAGGTCATTGTCCATAGGGACTTTCCCTTGGACAAGGTAAAGAGGGTGGTAGTTAAGCTAACGAAGTCTGAAAGAGTATACATATCATTTGTAGTGGAAGACTATGTGTTCCAGCAAGCTCCGAAAACAAGCAAGGTAGTGGCAATAGATGTTGGTGTAGAGAAGCTTCTAACAACTTCACATGGCGAATATTTACCCAACTTCAAGTTCTACGAGAAGGCACTCCGTAAGATTAAGCATTTGCACAAGGAATTGTCTAGGAAGGAGTTCCTTTCCAAGAATTGGTTTAAAGCCAAGGTTAAGTTAGCTAAGGCATATGAACATCTTGCTAATTTGAAGAGGGATTTGTACATGAAGATAGGGAAGTACCTATCGATGAATTACGATGTTGTGGTAATGGAGGATATTAATGTTAAACAACTGGTTGGTAAGTCTCTCAGAAAGCTTAGGATGAGGTTACATGACGTATCGTTCGGTGAGCTAATGGATATAATCAAATATCAGATAGGGAAGTATGGAAAGAAATTGGTGTTAGTTAATCCGTCAAACACGTCAAGGACGTGTGCTAAGTGCGGATATGTGAGGGAAGATCTAACTTTAGCTGGCCGTATCTTTACTTGTCCTAAGTGCGGTTGGATAGCTGACCGTGACTATAATGCTTCTCTAAATATCTTACGTAGGTCGGGGTGGGAGCTGCCCTTAGTGCCTGTGGAGCTTCACCCTCTACCAGTACTCTCGTACTGGCAAGGTGGGGTTGTGAAGCAGGAAGCTTCCTCCTTCACGATAGACCCAAAATCATTTTACAAAAATAATTCCGGTAAGGTACTATTAATTTTATAGAAAATAAATGGAATTTATAACTATATTAAGAGTTCAACAAATTGAAGAAAAGCTTAAGGTGAGGAAGACGGTATTATCACGAGGTGAACCAAGGTGATAACACCTTGTCTTCCCCACCAAAATAACATTCAACAAATAGGATATAAATTACTTTCCATGTTAGACTTCCAAGGGAAAAAGGCAGAGAACGTAGAAAAAACGCTAGTCTCCGCGTGTTTATGGAACGACTCCATAGAAAACAAGTCAAGCGCATACAACGTATCACCACAAACCGTGAGGAATTACGCGGAGGAGCAAGGTGTGGAAGTAGTTGAGAAACTCTTGGAACAAGTGAGGAAAATATCCTTGGAGACGCTAAAGGGAGAGAAGGAAATAGACATTTCAATAGACTGGACCACCAAAACTTGGTACGGGAAACCGGTGGAAGGACTCGGAAGCTCGGAAAAGGGAAACTCATGGAACTACGCCACTGTGACGACTAAACATGATGGGAAAGTACTCCTACTGGCTTTCGTCACACAAGTGAACGGGATGACTAAGGATGATATCGTGAAGGTCCTCGTGGAGCAAGTTGTTGCAATGGGGTTCAAGATAAGGTTAATAGCTCTTGATGCGGGTTTCTACACAGTTAATGTGCTTAACTTCATTTCGCAGTTCAATTATATAATTGGTGTCCCCGTTGGGGACGTGAAGGTCTATGAGGAGTTTGATGGAGAGTACATGACAAATAGTAAGAGGCATAGGAGGGATGAACAGGTTAAGTTTAGGCTGATCGTGTATCGCAGGGAGAAAATCAAGAGGAAGAAGAAGGTTGTTTACTTCGCTAGGGCGACTAATCTTGACCTACCGAAGAAGGAGGTGTTGAGGTTGTACAATAAGGTAAGGAGTCCCATAGAGACCTCTTACAGGAACATCAAGGCTTTCCTTCCCTTCACCAGTTCCACTAAGTTCGTCTTCCGCACGTTGATCTTCGTGCTGGCCATGGTTTTCTACTCCTTGTACACCATATTTAAGGGTGTGGTGAGGAGGGAAGAGTTCAGATTATTGCTTATCCTTTTGTTTCCTGGTGATTTATTCAATCTGGAAAATTTTCTATTTAAACTAATAAATATGCTTATTAATGTAATAGATTTATTTTTAGGGAGGTGATTTTGGGTCTACCGTTCAGGAGGGAGTAGCTCACATATCTGACTAAGGAAATTTTGAAACCCTATTTGTAATTCAGTTCATCAACTTCCTTCTTTACTTCCTCCGGTAGCATTTTATAAACGTTTTTCATTTCCTCCCAATTTAAGAGGTGGTACCATTTAGCCTTCTTAGCCTTTACCAACAAATAGTCTCCATCATTTAATCCAAGCTCCTTAGCCTTCTCCATAGGAATTGTTATCCTATAAGTAATGTATTCTTTCCCGTTTTTCTTGCTCTTAGTTACGGAAACCTTGCCTACGAAAACTACCTCCTTTTCTACTTGTTTACTTTCCATGATTATCACTTTCTGATAAAAAGTTATAAATCTTGTTATGAATAAAACAATCCTGGCAGAAAATGGCTAAATGCGGTATCGAGACACTTAACGCAATATTGGTAGCAGTTTATGACACTACCAACGGTTCGTTATCTGCTCACGTTCCTTTAGAAGCAATATTGAGGAGGTTTCCAGGGCATTTAAGAGGAGATGCAAGGAGATGCATTAAAGAATTAATCAAAAGAGGACTACTGACGTTACACCCTACTAGAGGGTCTACTACTTATCAATTAATTCAGAGAGGGTTAGATGCTCAACTAAACTAATTAAAGGTGAGATTTCGTCAGTAGAAGAATGCTAATTGTATCAATATTCGAGATAGAAAAATTAGAAATTAATAGGAAAAATTTAAGGTTGGGAAAGCTGGTATTACAAAAAATGGGGTTAAGGGGGCGGAAAGCCTCGCCTCTCTGAGGCGGGGATGGATAGCCCCCTTATAAAGTTTAAATACCTCTTTGGTGGAATTTTTCTTAGTGGCGTTAATGATCCTCCTCTCCAGCTCGATCGAGGGTTTAATGAGACTGAGGGAGGAGCAACTATCATCTCCATTTTCTATTTCACGGGATCCAGACAGTGTGAATGATGGATCCCCAATTTCCAAATGGGAGTGGATCTCTGATCCACTCGACTGCCCACCAAATGAGAGATGTAAACCCGAATCAATGGTGGGAACGATGAGCCCTCTGGGAGGGAACCCTCACCCTTCCAGGGCGGGGAGCTTCCGGTATAAAAACCTTTCCATCAAAAATCAAGCACAGTCCACACTACTTATGAAAAACAAGACTCTCCTTATCACTCGTCAGCCTCAAAGGGCTTATTATAGTACAGTACAGCCCAAGTAATAACAGCAAGCTTCCTAGCACAAGCAATAATCAACTCCTTACCCTTCAACCTACCCTTGTGCTCCTCATAAAAACGCTTGATAACAGGGTTAACCCTAATAGCAGTTAAAGCTGCAAGGTAAAAAGCCCTCCTCAAAACAGCATCACCTTTCTTAGAAATACCCCTTGAAACAACACCCTTCCCACTAGACTCAACAACCGGATCAAGACCACAATAAGCAACAAACCTCTTCTTATCAGAAAAGCGCCTAACATCACCAACCCTAGCCAAAATAATACAACCCAGCGTCCTACCAATACCCGGAATAGTGAAAATCAAACTATCCTTGGGAACAAAATTCTCAAGCTCTTCCTCAATCTCCCTCTTCCTACCCTCAAGCCTCTCCAGTTCGCCTAAAAGAAACCTAACCTCAGACAACACTGCATTATCCTCCCCTCTCAATACCTCATTCAAGTTCTCCCTGGACAAACTATCCCTATATCCTAGAAGTACTAAATCCCTCCTCAACCTGTTCTTAACCCTAACAATACTCCTTGTCACAAAATCCCATTGGCTTGTTAACTCCCTAGCCTCACTCGTTATAAACTCACTACCCATATTAACAACTAGTTCAGCAAGCTTTTTATCATTCTTGTCGCTCTTCTTACCCCTAAAATCCTTAAACTTCTTGAGCACCAAGGGGTTAATAATCCTAACATCATACTCATTACCCAAATACTTAACCAAGTTAATGTGGTAAACTCCAGTACTTTCAATACCTATCTTGCAACCCTTAGGCAAGATTTGCTTTACTCCCTCAAACCCTTGCTTATTATTAGGAAACTCGTAAAACTTACCTTGGAAATACACTACTAATTTATCTTTTGATACATCTATTCCTGCAACTGGGGCCTCCATATATACTCACCCTTATGTTTTATTCGGGCTTCAAGCCCAACTTCCGGTACGAATTTGGAGGCGGGCCAAGCTCCCCGTCGAGCTTTAAGCCCAAGGAAGTCAACGGCCTCAACCCCAGTCAGATCTGTATTACGCAGATCTGACTAATATGTTTTATATAAGCAAGTCAGCAGTGGGAGATGAAACTTAATAACACGAAGCTCTCCCAATCAAGTAAATGTTCATTAATAGCAGTTGTAGGAAAATCGTTACATCTTTACATTAAAAACATATAAGAAAGATCCTCCTACTTACTGAAAAAACTATATGATAAGTAATAAAAATAAGGGAGTAAATTTAAAGTATTTATTATCTCATGAGCGAATATTATAATTTTTTATGGTAAGGAAATTTCCTTAAACTACTGTTCATTTACTATTCTTAGACGTTAAGCCTAATTTTAAATATCATATTTTAGAATATGATATTTATGAATATGGTAGATAGAGAAAGAGAGTTACAAGCCTTGAAGAAAAGGCTTTCATCAAATGATTTAGAGCTTATAATAATTTACGGAAGGAGAAGAATAGGAAAGACTTTCCTTATCCTAAACGCTGTTAATGGTTATGATTTCATATATTATTTAGCTACAGAAAAAAACAATTTAATAAAATTCAAGGAATTGGCGGAAAGTAAATACGAAGAAATAAAATACGTAAAGGAAGATTGGGAGGCAATTTTTCACTATTTGAGAGATAAGATTATCATAATAGATGAGTTTCCGTATATGATAAAAGAGGATGAGAGCGTATTATCAACCTTCCAAAAAATTGTTGATGAGACTCTAAAAGGTAGTAAAACTAAGCTAATTTTACTTGGCTCTTCCGTTTCCATGATGGAAGACGCAATATCCTATAAAAGCCCTCTTTACGGTAGGAGAGCTGCGTCTATCGAATTAAAAGAGCTCAAATTTAAAGATCTGAAAGGGTTTAATTTATCCCTAATTGATGCAATACACGTTTACGGCTTTGCCGGTGGAGTACCTTTTTATCTCACAAAGGTTAAAACTCCTTTCTTAAAGTGGATCAATGCAGAATTAAAAGAAGTTGACTCTTTTATAAAAGATGAGATAGACTTTATGTTAAGATACGAGTTTTCTGAGATTGGTACGTATAAGGAAATATTGCACGCAATTTCTTTTGGCAAAAATACGTTAGGGGAAATAAAGGACTTTGTTAGAGTAAGTGGAGACGTTTCTTCATATTTAAATAAACTTGAGAAAATAGGAATAATAGGAAAGGAGTTCCCCTATAAGATGAAGAAGGGTGCTAGGTATTATATTAAGGATAATTTTACACTGTTCTGGTTCACATTCATTTATCCAAACTTAAGCTTAATAGAGGAAGGAATTTTTGAGATAAAAGAGGACGAGTATAACGTATACTTAGGGAGAATTTTTGAGAAAATAGCTAGAGAGTACGTGAAGGACGTATATAAGGTTAAGATAGAAAGGCTCTGGTTTAAGGATGTGGAAATAGATATATATGGAAATGGAATAGCTGGTGAATGTAAGTGGAGTGAAGGAATAAATGGGGAGAAAGTACTTTACGAATTAAAAAGAAAAGTTGAAGATTTAGGACTAGACGTTAAAAAATACATAATATTTGCAAAAAGCTTTTCAAAAACTAATGAAGAGGCTGAGTTTATAGATCTCAAAAAGCTAGAACAATGGTATAAAGCTTAAAAATGGAAAGATACTATAAAATGTATAATATTCTTAATACTTAGAAAAACTAAAAAATCCAGATATATCAATCTAGAGTATCGTTATAGTGTCGTCATTAAGCTATTTATATTTTTATGACGAGCATTACTTAGGCTAGCTTCAAGAGAGCAACGAAGGCAGTAAATAGGAGCGTTCGCATCATGATGTACTCCATACCCTAGTCTTATGGGAGAGAAAACTAATCCCAGGGTTTGTAGCTTAATAACTACACTATGTCCACACTCTGAGTAATTATAGCCAACTTTATAGTCTATTTCTTAGTAAGTGCGAAGAGAAATAGCTTTTATCTATACAAAATATAACCAGTTAGCCTCTTAACTCACTCATTCCCGACATTCTCCCATTTAATAGCCCTTTTACTCCTTTGCAACTCCTACGGTTGCAAACTTAGGTCTGTTAGAGGCGAGCATGTAGTGCCTATTATGAAAAAGACTATATATTACTATATAAAGTTACTACATATGGAAGAAGTTAAAGTTACGAGAAACTATCAGATAACTATCCCCTCCACGATTAGAGCTAAACTAGATATTCGAATTGGTGACAAACTGTTAGTTTATGTTGAAAATAATAAAATAATTATAGAAAAGAAAAGCGGAAATATCGCATCGTTAAACCTTAGGTTAGGTAGGAAGTTTACCGATGAGGATATTAACAAAATCATAGCCGAGGCCGGAGAGGAAATTGGAAGAAACAGTAGTAGTTGATACCAATTTTGTGATCGCTCTGACTTCCTTATATAAAACATATTAGTCAGATCTGCGTAATACAGATCTGACTGGAGTTGAGGCCGTTGACTTCCTTGAGCTTAGAGCTCGAGAGACTGTCCCAAACGCAAATAATTGAATAAAAATATAGAAAGAGAAATATTGTATTACGAACCATGAGGAATGAAATACAATTTTATCTTTCAGTATAACGTGAGACTAAACTTATACTGTAAGGGGAAATAATCAAATGTAGAGAAAAACAGAATTTTCCACATAATCCACACTACCTCGATCAACTCTCGCGGTACAAAGTTAGTGGGCTAACTGACTCTCGGGAACCCGCGACAGCACTGAGGTGTAGATCGAGGAGTTGTAGATCAACGCAATAACGTAGACGAAAAGCTCCACCATCTCCTTGTCTACTGCATAAGGCCTCCAATACCTTTCCAAGAAAATCCCAAAGAACTCAACGTACCTCCTAAAACTTGGGAAACCAAGTCGATGTTTTCCCCACGAAACCCCTATCAACAACCTTATAACCGCTGTGGAAGAAGCCGACCTTGTTGTCGGGGAAATTGGCAAGTTTCACTTGAATCTCGTGTATTAACATTGTGGGCGACATGAGAGTGAAGACCTTGAAGCCGAAGTAACTCCTATTCCTCTTCTTGGCGAACTCTCCCTTGAACCTTCTCCTAACTTTGCAGTTCATATATTGGTAGAGTAGTTTGCCTCCTTGTACTTCCCCTGCCTTAGGCTCAGTTGGAACTTCTTCCACAAGGTCTCTTTATTCCTCTTCCCGAAGGGGACTTCGATCAGAAAGGAGTCAGCCCTAGAGCTTCCCGACCTTGCCGAACAAGGCACTACTTGGTAAGTAGTCAACAAGTCCGCTCAACTTCCGCTCCAGCTCCTTGGTGAACTCCTTGAAAACTGTACCGATTTTTCCCCAAATTTCTTTGCTCTTCTGTGGATCTCCGACTTAGACTTCCATTCCCCTAGGAACCATCTGACCACCATGTCGGTTCGGTAGTAGCTCCAAACATCTCTGTAGGAACACGTCCACACTACCATGACTATTAAAGCTCTCAATATGAAGAGATCGTCTATACATGACAATACTTGGGACGTGGTCAGCACGTAGTCCATTTTCACAAGAATTTTATGTCTTGATGATAATTCTTCATAGGGAACCGGGCCGTTGTAACATTTAATCCACGGTTCCATGAATATCGGTACTACATCGTCCCGGTTCCCTTTAAGTGTTACTCCACTTTTAACGTGAAGTGAAAATTCAAAATTTCTCAGTTGTTTATCTTTTCTTTTGAATAATTCTCCATAAACTTGTACATAGATTTATTGAATTAGTTGCACTCGGGACAGTCTCTTAACGTGAAAAAGGATTCAGCCCTGTTTACACTTGATTATGCAGTTTATTCCTCTTTTCTCGAGAAAAGTTTCTCAGAAGAGGAAAAGCTTAACTACTTGATTACGTGAGAAGCTATAATTTCTACCCCTTCCTCCTCAAGTTTCTTCTTCACCTTCTCATCCACAAAGTTCGCCACAACAAATACCTTTATCTTCTTATCCTTATACCTTGCAGAGAACAACTTTTTCCTAACAATAACTTGATCATAAGTCCCCTTATCCGCAAAATTCTTTATCTCAAACACATAAACATACTCATTAGTCTCATAAAAGTCCACCTCAAACACCTTACCCTTCTCTATTACCCCCTCATCATCAACCATCTTCCCATGAACAACCCTCTTAGGATCAACACCATGAAGCTCCAAAGCCTTCCTATAAAGCTTCAACATCACCCTCTCCAAACCCCTCCCAGCCCTATTAGTAAAACCACCCACCTCTATCGAAAGCTTCTTAACCTCCCTACCCAACCTAAGCACAGCCCTCTGCAACGCCTCAATAGCCTCACCTTGTTTCTTAACTTCCTCTTGAAGTGAAGCTACAGTCTCTTGCAAAGACTGAATAGCCTCACCTTGCTTCTTGACTGCCTCTTGAAGTGCTTGAATTGCCTCAGTATGCTTATCTACAGTCTCTTGCAAGGATTGAGTAGTTTGTTGGAGCGCTTGAATTGCCTCAGTATGCTTATCTACAGTCTCTTGCAAAGACTGAATTATTTCCCCTTGCTTCCTTACACTCTCTTGAAGTGAAGCTATAGCCTCACCTTGTTTCTTAACTTCCTCTTGAAGTGAAGCTACAGTCTCTTGCAAGGATTGAGTAGTTTGTTGGAGCGCTTGAATAGCCTCAGTGTGTTTTTTAATCTCCTCTTGTAGAGCCTTTATACTCTCGCTGTTTTCTTCTAATTTCTTTATCACAATTTCGTCCTTAAGCTTACCGTAAATTTTCTCAGCCAATACTGAAAGCAGCTGAGGATTATTAAGTATTTCATCAATAATTTTTTCACTCATATCTGATTACTTTAAAATTTGAGGATTATAAACCATTCGGAGCAATCTGAAAATTCTCTGCCAGACTTTATAGAACACAGCACGCTTCTTAAGGTCTCATACTAGCTTAGAGAAAGTTCAGCCTTTGTCGCAACCAGTAGTGACTTTTCACTACTACTAATCACTCAGCCTCCTCACTCCTCCTCCTTCCCCATGTCTAGGTCTAAGGTATATAAATATGTTGTGAGCTACTCCCTCCTGAAGGAGGAAGCTTCCTGCTTCACAACCCCACCTTGCCAGTACTCTCGTACTGGCAGAGGGTGAAGCTCCACAGGCACTAAGGGCAGCTCCCACCCCGACCTACGTAAGATATTTAGAGAAGCATTATAGTCACGGTCAGCTATCCAACCGCACTTAGGACAAGTAAAGACACGGTCAGCTAAAGTTAGATCTTCCTTCACATATCCGCATTTAGCACACGTCCTTGACGTGTTTGACGGATTAACTAACACCAATTTCTTTCCATACTTCCCTATCTGATATTTGATTATATCCCTTAGCTCACCGAACGATACGTCATGTAACCTCATCCTAAGCTTTCTGAGAGACTTACCAACCAGTTGTTTAACATTAATATCCTCCATTACCACAACATCGTAATTCATCGATAGGTACTTCCCTATCTTCATGTACATATCCCTCTTCAAATTAGCAAGATGTTCATATGCCTTAGCTAACTTAACCTTGGCTTTAAACCAATTCTTGGAAAGGAACTCCTTCCTAGACAATTCCTTGTGCAAATGCTTAATCTTACGGAGTGCCTTCTCGTAGAACTTGAAGTTGGGTAAATATTCGCCATGTGAAGTTGTTAGAAGCTTTCCAACACCAACATCTATTGCCACTACCTTGCTTGTTTCCGGGACTTGCTGGAACACATAGTCTTCCACTACAAATGATATGTATACTCTTTCAGACTTCGTTAGCTTAACTACCACCCTCTTCACCTTGTCCAAGGGAAAGTCTCTATGGACAATGACCTTGAAGGTGCCTAAGTGGGACAAACTTAGCACAAGCAGTTTCTTTTTATTCTTTCTACTTCCAGTCCTTATTTCTCTAACGGATAGTATTTTCCAACCACTTTGAGGATAGACAAGAGAATACCACTTGTGGATTTTCTTTTCCTTAGGAAAACGTGCTAATTCTTGGAAGAACCTCTGTCTTGCTTCATAAAAACGATTTGCTATTTCTTGTACCACTTGTGAATGGAGTTGTTTGTACTCCTTGTCTTGTTTTCTCAAGTCTAGGGCTAATTGTCTTAACTCCGTTTGTGTTAGACCTTTTCCATCTCTTTGGTAGAAGTAGATGTCTGCCCATCGTAACGTGTTGTATATCTCACATGCTAACTTCAACCGGGCTTTTAACGCCCTCAAGGTTTGCTTGTCAGTGAAGGCACGAAAACGAAACGTTACGATGGACATTGAAAAAAGTTAACATTTCGCGTTAAAAAACTTAACTACAAAGGGGACTATCCATCTCCACCTTAAAAGGTGAGGTTTTCCGTCCCCTTTGAACCCCTTATTTTTATAAAATTTGATCAAAAGATTTATTACTGAACACTTTTTTGTAAAGCTATGAAGATTCCACTTAAATAAAAGTGTAATACTAAGAAATAATCTGGTGGTGTTGAAAATTACTTGTTCTAAACCGTAATTTATTAGAGTTTTTGTAGTAGATATTATCCGCGTTGATAGGATAGGTAAAGTAATCCTAACAATTTTTCACTAAACGGTAATAGGCTCCATATTATTAAAAAATAAGAAATAACATACGAAAGTAGTCCCCAGTTCCTCCCCACCGAATATCTTGAAATTAACATATAAAAAATCCAAAATGTTTATTACACAGTAGATTCAGTGTAATCGGAAAAGTAACGTTAATGATTTAAAGATTTTTGACGCGACGTTAATAATTAAGGTCACATAAATCTAAAGAGAAGATATTTAAAAAAACTCGCTCACAAATACTTTATATTAATTATCGGCTTCTTAAACTCGATTAAGGTTATGCCATCGAAATCACTATCAAAGCTTAATATGAATTGTGTT includes:
- a CDS encoding RNA-guided endonuclease InsQ/TnpB family protein is translated as MSIVTFRFRAFTDKQTLRALKARLKLACEIYNTLRWADIYFYQRDGKGLTQTELRQLALDLRKQDKEYKQLHSQVVQEIANRFYEARQRFFQELARFPKEKKIHKWYSLVYPQSGWKILSVREIRTGSRKNKKKLLVLSLSHLGTFKVIVHRDFPLDKVKRVVVKLTKSERVYISFVVEDYVFQQVPETSKVVAIDVGVGKLLTTSHGEYLPNFKFYEKALRKIKHLHKELSRKEFLSKNWFKAKVKLAKAYEHLANLKRDMYMKIGKYLSMNYDVVVMEDINVKQLVGKSLRKLRMRLHDVSFGELRDIIKYQIGKYGKKLVLVNPSNTSRTCAKCGYVKEDLTLADRVFTCPKCGWIADRDYNASLNILRRSGWELPLVPVELHPLPVREYWQGGVVKQEASSFRRE